In Cheilinus undulatus linkage group 24, ASM1832078v1, whole genome shotgun sequence, a single window of DNA contains:
- the LOC121506088 gene encoding protein NLRC3-like has product MDQREGREKEEEARRSRMRSDSPGSEPSMWSFRSDWSKEPPLYFQSDDSRGFHGRPDSPEPSHVSLKSDWSKEPPLYFSGPLPERFHGRPDSPEPSHVSLKSDWSKEPPLYFRREKVDQQNSDVPSGSSLQQHQTGLDSIFLLLEENIIPFVKRELKRIHKSLVNPESFKSLRDDEEVLDGDEEEEQSSSREAFLKITVNFLRRMKQEELADLLLSRPSSSVCQRKLKSNLKDKFQCVFEGIAKEGNPVLLNQIYTELYITEGGTGEVNEEHEVRQIENASRKPYTPETTIRQEDIFKAVAGRKEPIRTVMTKGVAGIGKTVLTQKFTLDWAEGRANQDIQFTFPFTFRELNVLKEKEFSLVELLHHFFTETKEAGLCRFEDFQVVFIFDGLDECRLPLDFTNNEILTDVSQSTSVDVLLTNLIRGNLLPSARLWITTRPAAANQIPPGCVDMVTEVRGFTDPQKEEYFRKRFKDERQASRIISHIKTSRSLQIMCHIPVFCWITATVLEDLLKTTKRGELPKTLTEMFIHFLVVQTKLKNIKYDGGAETDPNWSPESMKMIRSLGKLAFEQLQKGNLIFYEPDLMECGIDIREASWYSGVFTQVFRVERGLYQDQVFCFIHLSVQEFLAALHVHQTFTNSGVNLLSEEPSTSQTQFYQTAVDQALQSPNGHLDLFLRFLLGLSLQTNQTLLRGLVAPTRSSSETDEDKVEYIKKKINEMISPERSINLFHCLNELKDYSLEKQIQQYLGSGKLAREKLSPAQWSALVFILLSSEKDLDVFDLRKYSASEEALLRLLPVVRASKKAVLSGCNLSEESCKALSSVISSQSSNLRELDLSNNNLQDSGVEILSEGLGSPNCLLETLRLSGCLITDKGCSFLVSALTSNPSHLRELDLCYNHLTDSEVAKLEDPNWELWLEPSGPQWLTPGLRKYSCELQLDPNTMYRQIQLSDNNRKMTYVEEDQPYPDHPDRFEEWRQVLCRDGLTGRCYWEADCLGYVDVSVSYRGISRRGNRDDCSFGSNDQSWSLHCTSDGRFCVWHNNKGTISYSSASLASSAPFHSLGPVSNRVAVYVDHPAGILSFYIVSSDTGKLVHIHTFNTTFTEPLYPGFGFGFTNPGSLVSQCSLLEDCLCYM; this is encoded by the exons ATGGATCAGAGGGagggcagagagaaagaggaggaggctcGGCG GAGCCGTATGAGATCAGACTCTCCAGGATCTGAACCCAGCATGTGGTCCTTCAGGAGCGACTGGTCCAAGGAGCCGCCGCTTTATTTCCAGAGTGATGATTCTAGAGG GTTCCATGGTAGACCAGACTCTCCTGAACCCAGCCACGTGTCCTTAAAGAGTGACTGGTCCAAGGAGCCGCCGCTGTATTTCAGTGGACCTTTACCAGAGAG GTTCCATGGTAGACCAGACTCTCCTGAACCCAGCCACGTGTCCTTAAAGAGTGACTGGTCCAAGGAGCCGCCGCTGTATTTCAGAAGAGAAAA AGTTGACCAGCAGAACTCAGATGTACCCAGTGGTTCATCTTTGCAGCAGCATCAGACAGGATTGGACTCCATATTTTTG CTGCTTGAGGAGAATATTATCCCGTTTGTAAAGCGTGAGCTGAAGAGGATCCACAAGAGTCTGGTTAACCCAGAAAGTTTCAAGAGTTTGAGGGATGATGAGGAAGTGTTGgatggtgatgaagaggaggagcagagtAGCAGCAGGGAGGCATTTCTGAAGATCACAGTGAACTTTCTGAGGAGGATGAAGCAGGAGGAGCTGGCTGACCTTCTGCTGAGCA GACCTTCATCTTCAGTTTGTCAGCGTAAACTTAAATCCAACCTGAAGGATAAGttccagtgtgtgtttgaggggatCGCTAAAGAAGGGAACCCAGTCCTCCTGAATCAGATCTACACAGAGCTCTACATCACTGAGGGAGGGACTGGAGAGGTCAACGAGGAACACGAGGTCAGACAGATCGAAAATGCATCAAGAAAACCATACACACCTGAAACAaccatcagacaggaggacatctTCAAAGCTGTGGCTGGAAGAAAAGAACCAATCAGGACAGTGATGACGAAGGGCGTGGCTGGCATTGGGAAAACAGTCTTAACACAGAAGTTCACTCTGGACTGGGCTGAAGGCAGAGCCAACCAGGACATCCAGTTCACATTTCCATTCActttcagagagctgaatgtGCTGAAAGAGAAAGAGTTCAGCTTGGTGGAGCTCCTTCATCACTTCTTTACTGAAACCAAAGAAGCAGGACTCTGCAGGTTTGAGGACTTCCAGGTGGTCTTCATCTTTGACGGTCTGGATGAGTGTCGGCTTCCTCTGGACTTCACCAACAATGAGATCCTGACTGATGTTAGCCAGTCCACCTCGGTGGATGTGCTGCTGACTAACCTCATCAGGGGGAACCTGCTTCCATCTGCTCGCCTCTGGATAACCAcacgacctgcagcagccaatcagatccctccTGGGTGTGTTGACATGgtgacagaggtcagagggttCACTGACCCTCAGAAGGAGGAGTACTTCAGGAAGAGGTTCAAAGATGAGAGGCAGGCCAGCAGAATCATCTCCCACATCAAGACCTCCAGAAGCCTCCAGATCATGTGCCACATCCCggtcttctgctggatcactgctacAGTTCTGGAGGATCTGCTGAAGACCACCAAGAGAGGAGAGCTGCCCAAGACCCTGACTGAGATGTTCATCCACTTCCTGGTGGTTCAGACCAAACTGAAGAACATCAAGTATGATGGAGGAGCTGAGACTGATCCAAACTGGAGTCCAGAGAGCATGAAGATGATCCGGTCTCTGGGTAAGCTGGCttttgagcagctgcagaaaggaaACCTGATCTTCTATGAACCAGACCTGATGGAGTGTGGAATCGATATCAGAGAAGCCTCCTGGTACTCAGGAGTGTTCACACAGGTCTTCAGAGTGGAGAGAGGACTGTACCAGGACCAGGTCTTCTGCTTCATCCATCTGAgtgttcaggagtttctggCTGCTCTTCATGTCCATCAGACCTTCACCAACTCTGGAGTCAATCTGCTGTCAGAAGaaccatcaacctcccagaCACAGTTCTACCAAACAGCCGTGGACCAGGCCCTGCAGAGTCCAAATGGACACCTGGACCTGTTCCTCCGCTTCCTCCTGGGTCTTTCACTGCAGACCAATCAGACTCTCCTACGAGGTCTGGTAGCACCAACAAGAAGTAGCTCAGAGACTGATGAGGACAAAGTGGAGTACATCAAGAAGAAGATTAATGAGATGATCTCACCAGAAAGGAGCATCAATCTGTTCCACTGTCTGAACGAGCTGAAGGACTATTCTCTAGAAAAGCAGATCCAGCAGTACCTTGGTTCAGGAAAACTTGCCAGAGAGAAACTGTCTCCTGCTCAGTGGTCAGCTCTGGTCTTCATCTTGCTCTCATCAGAGAAAGATCTGGATGTCTTTGACCTGAGGAAGTACTCTGCATCTGAAGAGGCTCTCCTGAGGCTGCTGCCAGTGGTCAGAGCCTCCAAGAAAGCTGT GCTGAGTGGATGTAATCTCTCAGAAGAAAGCTGTAAAGCTCTGTCATCAGTCATCAGCTCCCAGTCCTCCAATCTGAGGGAGCTGGACCTGAGTAACAACAACCTGCAGGACTCAGGAGTGGAGATCTTGTCTGAGGGACTGGGGAGTCCAAACTGTTTACTGGAAACCCTCAG GCTGTCAGGCTGTCTGATCACAGACAAAGGCTGCTCTTTTCTAGTCTCAGCTCTGACATCCAACCCCTCCCACCTCAGAGAGCTTGACCTGTGCTACAATCATCTGACTGATTCAGAAGTGGCCAAACTGGAGGATCCAAACTGGGAACTTTG GCTGGAGCCTTCTGGACCTCAGTGGTTGACACCAGGTCTGAGGAAGT ATTCTTGTGAACTCCAGCTCGACCCAAACACCATGTACAGACAGATCCAACTGTCCGACAACAACAGGAAGATGACCTATGTGGAGGAGGACCAGCCGTATCCTGATCATCCAGACAGGTTTGAGGAGTGGCGTCAGGTGCTGTGTAGAGATGGTCTGACTGGTCGCTGTTACTGGGAGGCGGACTGCCTCGGATACGTGGATGTGTCGGTGAGTTACAGAGGAATCAGcaggagaggaaacagagaCGACTGTTCGTTTGGAAGCAACGATCAGTCCTGGAGTCTCCACTGCACCAGTGATGGTCGCTTTTGTGTGTGGCACAACAACAAAGGAACCATCTCCTACTCCTCCGCCTCCCTGGCCTCATCCGCCCCCTTCCACTCCTTAGGCCCGGTCTCTAACAGAGTAGCCGTGTATGTGGACCATCCTGCTGGCATCTTGTCCTTCTACATCGTCTCCTCTGACACAGGCAAACTGGTCCACATCCACACCTTCAACACCACATTCACTGAGCCTCTGTATCCTGGGTTTGGTTTTGGGTTCACCAATCCTGGGTCCTTGGTGTCTCAGTGTTCCCTGTTGGAGGACTGTCTCTGCTACATGTGA